A genome region from Spirochaetota bacterium includes the following:
- a CDS encoding class II aldolase/adducin family protein — translation MSKYTQYKEQILYWCKWLNEHGFFGTKLGSGGNISCRIENEDAIAVTPSSLPYKDMTTDDICIVDYNQTVIEGKKPTMELSLHLAIYKDRSDCNAVVHTHQIYASILSVMNIEKPLPAMFDEIAFAIGDEVAFVPYALSGTPELAANVAATVTNKCKCYIIQNHGAISLGKNLEQACLHAEMLEKVSMVYYYSLAAGKQPHALPQPILQVIRQLFGK, via the coding sequence ATGTCAAAGTACACGCAATATAAGGAACAAATTTTATACTGGTGTAAATGGCTTAACGAACATGGATTCTTTGGAACAAAATTAGGCAGCGGCGGCAACATATCGTGTAGAATTGAAAATGAAGATGCCATTGCAGTTACACCTTCAAGTCTTCCGTATAAGGATATGACCACTGATGATATCTGCATTGTGGATTACAACCAAACTGTCATTGAAGGAAAAAAGCCCACCATGGAACTATCACTACATCTTGCAATCTATAAAGACAGGTCTGATTGCAACGCAGTGGTGCACACACATCAGATATATGCCAGCATACTATCGGTTATGAATATTGAAAAGCCACTGCCAGCCATGTTTGATGAGATTGCATTTGCCATTGGTGATGAAGTTGCATTTGTGCCCTATGCATTATCAGGTACTCCTGAATTGGCAGCAAATGTTGCCGCTACAGTAACAAACAAATGTAAATGTTACATCATACAAAATCATGGAGCCATATCTTTGGGCAAAAACCTTGAACAGGCATGCCTTCATGCAGAAATGCTTGAGAAAGTGTCGATGGTGTATTATTATTCACTTGCAGCAGGCAAACAACCACACGCTTTGCCCCAACCAATACTGCAGGTAATACGACAACTTTTTGGTAAGTAA